One genomic segment of Desulforamulus reducens MI-1 includes these proteins:
- a CDS encoding methyl-accepting chemotaxis protein produces the protein MGKVSIKFQIMGIVILVLVLAIAVTGFESYRLVDKTTNMLAMEKARSDLALGEVFINQTAPGPWRVEGDKLYKGNTLMNNNSDIVDSVAQLTNDTCTIFLNGTRIATNVKKEDGSRAVGTKAADEVAEIVLKKKQTYLGEANVLGITYQTAYKPIFDQNDNVVGMFYVGISKEFTSELINKAIINIILSGVVILALAVAVVLWRIRKNVLQPIEQLKTGSLALAEGDLTHELKIDVNSEMNDLAQAFNKMADNLKQIIGRLAEDSSILTSKSQELAAVSEEVNATIDTMAANSTEVAAVTEESAAGSRQAASDMEQVNAKAQRGNELAEDSVAQINNLKESVSTVSESVKILHERSQNIGKIIDVITQIADQTNLLALNAAIEAARAGEQGKGFAVVADEVRKLAEQSANAAKDIKDLILRIQRRVDTVLNDMGTSRSKAEQVTMAIENTGLSFQEISQSVASSSSAVSQIAAGAEQISSSTQDLAGSSQQLSAIVQQVTGSASAMAKMAEDLNGIVKTFKL, from the coding sequence ATGGGGAAGGTATCCATAAAGTTTCAGATAATGGGAATTGTAATACTGGTTTTAGTACTCGCTATTGCGGTCACAGGGTTTGAGTCCTATCGTCTGGTAGACAAAACAACCAACATGTTAGCCATGGAAAAAGCCAGAAGTGACTTAGCCTTAGGTGAAGTCTTCATTAATCAAACAGCCCCGGGTCCTTGGAGAGTAGAAGGGGACAAGTTGTATAAAGGAAATACCTTAATGAATAACAATAGTGATATTGTTGATTCAGTTGCTCAATTAACCAATGACACCTGTACAATCTTTTTAAATGGGACTAGAATTGCAACCAACGTCAAGAAGGAAGATGGCAGCAGGGCCGTAGGAACTAAAGCAGCAGACGAGGTGGCAGAGATAGTTCTTAAAAAGAAACAAACTTATCTTGGTGAGGCTAATGTACTAGGAATCACCTATCAAACTGCTTACAAACCTATCTTTGATCAGAATGATAATGTTGTAGGGATGTTTTATGTAGGAATATCAAAAGAATTTACCAGTGAATTAATTAATAAAGCAATTATAAATATAATTCTTAGTGGCGTTGTTATATTAGCGTTAGCCGTTGCTGTGGTTTTATGGCGTATACGTAAAAACGTATTGCAACCCATTGAACAATTAAAGACAGGTTCTCTGGCCCTGGCAGAGGGAGATCTCACCCATGAGTTAAAAATCGATGTGAATAGTGAAATGAACGATTTGGCCCAAGCCTTTAATAAAATGGCCGATAATTTAAAGCAAATTATTGGGCGTTTGGCAGAAGACTCCTCAATCCTTACCAGTAAAAGCCAAGAATTGGCTGCGGTAAGCGAAGAAGTTAACGCCACCATCGACACCATGGCTGCCAACAGCACTGAGGTGGCTGCTGTTACGGAAGAAAGTGCGGCAGGTTCACGGCAAGCAGCGTCGGATATGGAACAAGTCAATGCAAAAGCACAAAGGGGAAACGAACTGGCCGAGGATTCCGTAGCACAAATAAATAACTTAAAAGAAAGTGTTAGTACTGTTTCGGAATCTGTTAAGATTCTTCATGAACGGTCGCAAAATATTGGTAAGATCATTGACGTGATAACCCAAATAGCGGACCAAACCAATTTACTTGCCCTTAATGCTGCCATTGAAGCGGCCAGGGCCGGTGAGCAGGGTAAGGGTTTTGCAGTGGTAGCCGATGAAGTACGGAAATTGGCAGAGCAATCAGCCAATGCTGCAAAGGATATTAAAGACTTAATTCTAAGAATACAACGCAGGGTAGACACCGTACTAAATGACATGGGTACCAGCCGTAGTAAGGCCGAGCAAGTAACAATGGCCATAGAAAATACTGGATTATCCTTTCAAGAAATATCCCAGTCCGTGGCCTCTTCCAGTTCAGCTGTTAGTCAGATAGCTGCTGGGGCCGAGCAAATTAGTAGCAGTACTCAGGATTTAGCTGGTTCGTCCCAACAACTGAGTGCTATCGTGCAGCAAGTTACCGGTTCTGCCTCGGCGATGGCTAAAATGGCAGAAGATTTAAATGGTATCGTAAAAACTTTTAAACTATAA
- a CDS encoding oligopeptide:H+ symporter yields the protein MSTNSSSLKQPRPFYMIFFLEMWERFGFYGLQAVLATFFVKSLGMSDAESFTIFGAFSAMVYGFVAIGGFIGDKVLGTKRTIVLGAFTMMIGYILIGMATLDKSLVYIALAFVAVGNGLFKANPSSLLSKLYEKDDPRLDGAFTLYYMSVNIGSFISMILVPILGGKFGLSVGFYVCAAGLMLSLASFIFFRQLVEGIDSPAGLAPIHYRNFSLVLLGEAVLIGFSTYMLQNLTVAHWLLLLVGIGVISIFFKEIFKSQGIERSKMIAAVILMVQAVVFFTLYQQMPTSLNFFAIKNVEHSILGIAVSNPETFQALNPFWIVVASPLFAYLYAYFGKQGRDLSMPGKFALGMVLCAISFLILPLGTKFANSQGIVSVWWLVASYGFQSVGELLISGLGLSMVAKLVPQRMVGFVMGAWFLTTAASGVIGGWVATLTAAPKGVTDPLQTLPIYSKVFLQIGEVTAVVAVIMIITVPILRRMIEGNSQQNKKEQQAA from the coding sequence ATGTCAACAAATTCCAGTTCTCTAAAACAACCACGTCCCTTTTACATGATCTTTTTCTTAGAGATGTGGGAACGCTTTGGTTTTTACGGACTTCAGGCTGTATTGGCAACCTTTTTTGTTAAATCCTTGGGTATGAGTGACGCAGAATCCTTTACCATTTTTGGTGCTTTCAGCGCTATGGTGTATGGTTTTGTAGCTATCGGTGGTTTTATTGGCGACAAAGTTTTGGGTACCAAACGCACTATTGTACTGGGTGCTTTTACCATGATGATTGGTTATATTTTAATTGGTATGGCAACCCTAGATAAGAGCCTTGTTTATATTGCTTTGGCCTTTGTAGCTGTTGGTAACGGTTTGTTCAAGGCAAACCCCTCCAGTTTACTGTCAAAGCTCTATGAAAAAGATGACCCACGATTGGATGGCGCCTTTACCCTGTATTACATGTCTGTAAACATAGGATCTTTCATTTCCATGATCTTGGTTCCTATTTTGGGCGGCAAGTTTGGTTTAAGTGTTGGTTTCTATGTCTGTGCCGCAGGATTAATGCTTTCTCTTGCTAGTTTCATCTTCTTCCGCCAGTTAGTTGAGGGAATTGATTCACCTGCGGGCCTGGCACCCATCCATTACCGCAATTTTTCCCTGGTATTACTGGGTGAAGCAGTTCTCATTGGGTTCTCTACCTATATGCTACAAAACCTAACTGTGGCTCACTGGCTTTTATTACTGGTTGGTATCGGCGTAATATCCATCTTTTTTAAAGAGATATTTAAGAGTCAGGGTATTGAACGTAGCAAAATGATTGCCGCTGTAATTTTGATGGTTCAAGCAGTTGTCTTCTTTACTCTGTACCAGCAAATGCCCACCTCCTTAAATTTCTTTGCCATTAAAAACGTAGAACACTCAATTTTAGGGATTGCTGTTAGCAACCCAGAAACCTTCCAGGCCCTGAATCCCTTCTGGATTGTGGTAGCCAGCCCACTTTTCGCTTATCTGTATGCTTACTTCGGTAAGCAGGGGCGCGATTTGTCTATGCCTGGTAAATTTGCTTTGGGTATGGTATTATGCGCAATCAGTTTTTTAATCCTACCTCTGGGTACTAAATTTGCGAACTCCCAGGGTATCGTTTCCGTTTGGTGGTTGGTGGCCAGCTATGGCTTCCAAAGTGTAGGAGAACTATTAATTAGCGGCTTAGGCTTATCAATGGTGGCCAAGTTGGTTCCCCAACGTATGGTAGGCTTTGTAATGGGTGCTTGGTTCCTTACCACCGCAGCCTCCGGTGTTATTGGCGGCTGGGTTGCAACGCTAACTGCAGCACCCAAAGGTGTAACTGATCCTCTACAAACCCTGCCCATATATTCCAAGGTGTTCCTGCAAATTGGTGAGGTTACCGCTGTGGTGGCTGTGATTATGATTATAACCGTACCCATTCTCCGTCGTATGATTGAGGGTAACTCACAGCAAAATAAAAAGGAACAACAAGCTGCCTAA
- a CDS encoding trimeric intracellular cation channel family protein yields MTLLSLLDMIGTFAFALTGALVAVRKEMDLYGILLLSFVTAIGGGTTRDLLLGNTPVFFLNQPSYFYISLLAGFCTFLFHKELFKINSIILILDALGLGLFVCVGVSIALSAHISFTGAVILGVVTGTVGGIIRDLLAGEIPTVLVKDFYALICVVGGILYVYLHHLNVPHDITLLVSASVIFFLRLAAIKLKWNFVKASRSSLLQ; encoded by the coding sequence ATGACTTTACTATCTTTATTAGATATGATAGGCACCTTTGCCTTTGCCTTAACCGGTGCATTGGTGGCCGTAAGAAAAGAAATGGATTTATACGGAATTCTACTTCTATCTTTTGTTACTGCCATCGGCGGTGGAACCACTCGTGATCTGTTACTAGGTAATACGCCTGTATTCTTTTTAAACCAGCCCTCTTATTTTTACATATCCTTACTGGCTGGATTCTGTACATTTCTATTTCACAAGGAGTTGTTTAAAATCAATTCCATTATTTTGATTTTAGACGCCTTGGGACTGGGACTCTTCGTATGCGTTGGTGTTTCCATAGCCCTCAGTGCCCACATCTCCTTCACAGGAGCTGTGATATTGGGCGTTGTTACAGGGACTGTGGGTGGTATTATTCGGGATTTATTGGCCGGAGAAATCCCCACTGTACTTGTTAAAGACTTCTACGCTCTCATCTGTGTGGTGGGCGGAATTCTTTACGTATATCTGCATCATTTAAATGTGCCCCATGATATAACGTTGCTTGTAAGTGCCAGTGTTATCTTTTTCTTACGATTGGCAGCTATCAAATTAAAATGGAATTTTGTTAAGGCCTCCCGCTCTTCCCTTTTACAATAA
- the rarD gene encoding EamA family transporter RarD, translating into MDKQYTKEQFIGIIAAAGSYLLWGILPIYWKLVQKVPAHEILAHRIVWSFMFMTLLLLTIGKLRAFITEFYMIACQPKKLFGMFMASAIISINWFTYIWAVNHNHILDTSLGYYLNPLISVLLGIFVLKEKLSFWQMFSFFLASIGVLNMAFHVGTIPWVTIVLAFSFALYGLIKKVVNVGAIASITIETLFMMPFALLYLGYVHKNSMGAFGFQYPTLSMLLMGAGVVTAVPLILFSSGAKRLPLSFIGFIQYMSPTITLLLGVFLYHESFNRIHLISFSFIWFALIIFSLAKTKPFMQLETILHKKMTFKKNEATQ; encoded by the coding sequence ATGGATAAACAATATACTAAAGAACAGTTTATTGGCATCATTGCAGCGGCAGGTTCCTACCTGCTATGGGGCATACTTCCCATCTACTGGAAACTGGTTCAGAAGGTCCCTGCCCATGAAATTCTGGCCCATCGAATTGTTTGGTCCTTTATGTTTATGACATTATTACTGTTAACCATTGGTAAGTTGCGTGCTTTTATTACAGAGTTTTATATGATTGCTTGTCAGCCTAAAAAGCTTTTTGGTATGTTCATGGCCTCAGCCATTATTAGCATCAACTGGTTCACCTATATCTGGGCTGTGAACCACAACCACATTTTGGACACAAGCTTGGGTTATTATTTAAACCCTTTAATAAGCGTATTGCTGGGCATTTTTGTGCTAAAAGAAAAACTTTCTTTCTGGCAAATGTTCTCCTTTTTTTTAGCCAGCATTGGCGTTTTGAACATGGCTTTTCATGTTGGTACAATACCCTGGGTTACCATTGTCTTGGCCTTCAGTTTTGCTCTTTATGGTTTAATTAAAAAAGTTGTCAATGTTGGAGCTATTGCCAGCATAACCATTGAAACTTTGTTCATGATGCCCTTTGCCTTGCTCTATCTGGGCTATGTTCATAAAAACAGTATGGGTGCCTTTGGTTTCCAATACCCTACACTGTCCATGCTACTGATGGGAGCTGGTGTCGTTACAGCAGTGCCGCTAATTCTTTTTTCCAGCGGAGCTAAAAGACTTCCCCTTTCCTTCATAGGGTTTATACAGTATATGTCTCCAACCATAACTTTGCTTTTAGGAGTTTTTCTTTACCACGAATCTTTTAATCGTATACATCTTATTTCCTTCTCCTTTATATGGTTTGCATTAATTATTTTTTCTTTGGCCAAAACCAAACCCTTTATGCAATTAGAAACAATCCTCCATAAGAAAATGACCTTTAAGAAAAATGAAGCTACCCAATAA